The following nucleotide sequence is from Cetobacterium somerae ATCC BAA-474.
CCACCACCAGTTATTGTTCTAGCAACTCTAACACCTTGTCTTATATAAAGAGCAGCAATCCCTTTAGGACCATGAAATTTATGTCCTGAAAAAGTTAGCAAATCCGCTCCTAATTCTTTTGGATAAACAGGAATTTTTCCAACACTTTGAACTGCATCCACATGCAATAAAATTCTATTTTTTTTAGCTATTTCACCAATTTCTTTTATTGGTTCTATAGTACCAACTTCATTATTTGCATGCATCATTGATATTAAAATCGTCTCAGGTGTTATCGCTTCCTCTAAAGCTTTAACATCTATTACTCCATTACTATCAACTGGTATAAATGTTACTTTATATCCATCTTGCTCCAAATCTTTAAAGGTATTTTTTATAGCTGGGTGCTCTATTGAGCTTGTTATTATATGATTTCCTCTATTTTTATATGCTTTAGCTACGCCTCTAACTGCAATGTTATCTGATTCAGTTCCAGAAGCAGTAAATATAATTTCTTCTGGCTTAACTTTTAATAAAGTCGCAATCTTTTCTCTTGCTTCTGAAACAGCTATTCCCGTTTCCTTTCCAAAAAGGTGCATACTAAAAGCATTTCCATATTCCTCAGTTAAAAAAGGCATCA
It contains:
- a CDS encoding cysteine desulfurase family protein; amino-acid sequence: MRVYLDNNATTKMDPKVLEAMMPFLTEEYGNAFSMHLFGKETGIAVSEAREKIATLLKVKPEEIIFTASGTESDNIAVRGVAKAYKNRGNHIITSSIEHPAIKNTFKDLEQDGYKVTFIPVDSNGVIDVKALEEAITPETILISMMHANNEVGTIEPIKEIGEIAKKNRILLHVDAVQSVGKIPVYPKELGADLLTFSGHKFHGPKGIAALYIRQGVRVARTITGGGQEKKLRPGTTNTPAVVGMAKALEIACQDMDVEIKREQELRDYFEDEIVKRVPEVVVNGKSVERLPGTSSITFKYLEGESILLSLSYLGVAVSSGSACSSDELQASHVLLGMGIEPEFAHGTIRFSLGKYNTKEEIDYTIEQVVKVVEKLRMLSPLWNEYRK